In Phragmites australis chromosome 24, lpPhrAust1.1, whole genome shotgun sequence, the following are encoded in one genomic region:
- the LOC133907094 gene encoding phragmoplastin DRP1E-like — translation MATMENVIVLVNRIQRACTALGDHGAGDDAASLPTLWEALPSVAVVGGQSSGKSSVLESIVGRDFLPRGSGIVTRRPLVLQLHKTDDGVQEYAEFLHMPKRRFTDFALVRKEIQDETDRLTGKTKQISPVPIHLSIYSPHVVNLTLIDLPGLTKVAVEGQPESIVQDIENMVRSYVDKPNCIILAISPANQDIATSDAIKLARDVDPTGDRTFGVLTKLDLMDKGTNALDVLEGRAYRLQHPWVGIVNRSQADINRNVDMIIARRKEQEFFASSPEYSHLASRMGSEYLAKLLSQQLEAVIRARIPSITSLINKTIDDLESEMDHLGRPIASDAGAQLYLILELCRAFDKIFKEHLDGGRPGGDQIYGVFDNKLPSALRKLPFDRYLSVQNVKRVVSEADGYQPHLIAPEQGYRRLIESALNYFRGPAEASVDAVHYVLKELVRKSVGETQELKRFPTLQAELAAACFEALERFREDSRKTTVRLVDMESAYLTVEFFRKLPQEVDKTGTGNPGTGNPNTPAVDRYTDAHFRRIASNVSSYIGMVSETLKNTIPKAVVHCQVREAKRSLLNYFYTQVGRKDAKQLAVLLDEDPALMERRLQCFKRLELYKSARDEIDAVSWTR, via the exons ATGGCGACCATGGAGAACGTGATCGTGCTCGTGAACCGCATCCAGCGCGCCTGCACCGCCCTCGGCGACCACGGCGCCGGAGACGACGCCGCCTCCCTCCCCACCCTGTGGGAAGCGCTCCCGtccgtcgccgtcgtcggtgGCCAG AGTTCGGGGAAATCATCGGTGCTGGAGAGCATCGTGGGGCGAGACTTCCTGCCTAGAGGCTCAG GGATCGTGACGCGGAGGCCACTGGTGCTGCAGCTGCACAAGACGGATGATGGGGTGCAGGAGTACGCCGAGTTCCTGCATATGCCCAAGCGCCGCTTCACTGATTTCG CTCTTGTGCGGAAGGAAATACAAGATGAAACTGACAGGTTAACggggaagacaaagcaaatatCTCCTGTTCCGATTCATCTCAGCATATACTCTCCACATG TGGTAAACTTAACATTGATTGATCTGCCGGGTCTAACAAAAGTTGCTGTAG AGGGGCAACCTGAAAGCATTGTCCAGGATATTGAAAATATGGTGCGCTCATATGTTGATAAG CCAAATTGTATTATACTTGCCATATCTCCCGCCAATCAAGATATAGCAACATCGGACGCTATCAAGCTTGCTCGGGATGTTGATCCAACTG GTGATAGGACGTTTGGTGTGTTGACTAAACTTGATTTGATGGACAAGGGAACAAATGCACTTGAT GTTCTTGAAGGAAGAGCTTACAGACTGCAGCACCCATGGGTTGGAATTGTGAACCGTTCACAAGCAGATATCAACAGGAATGTTGACATGATTATTGCTAGGCGAAAAGAACAAGAGTTCTTTGCTTCTAGTCCTGAATATTCTCATCTAGCCAGCAGGATGGGTTCAGAATATCTTGCCAAACTTCTTTCACAG CAACTAGAGGCTGTGATCAGAGCACGCATTCCAAGTATAACATCTTTGATAAACAAAACTATCGACGATCTTGAATCTGAGATGGATCACCTTGGTAGACCTATTGCCTCTGATGCTGGG GCTCAATTGTACCTCATCTTGGAGCTTTGCCGCGCGTTTGACAAAATATTTAAAGAACATCTTGATGGAGG ACGACCTGGTGGTGATCAAATTTATGGGGTTTTTGATAACAAACTCCCTTCTGCTCTGCGGAAGCTTCCATTTGACCGTTACCTCTCTGTGCAAAATGTTAAGCGAGTTGTATCAGAAGCAGACGGTTATCAGCCTCATTTAATTGCTCCTGAGCAAGGGTACCGTCGACTGATTGAATCTGCTCTCAACTATTTTAGAGGACCAGCTGAAGCTTCTGTAGATGCT GTGCATTATGTTTTGAAAGAGTTGGTGAGAAAATCCGTCGGGGAGACTCAG GAGTTGAAAAGATTTCCAACTCTTCAAGCGGAGCTTGCTGCTGCATGCTTTGAGGCCCTCGAGAGATTCCGTGAAGATAGCCGTAAAACTACTGTACGGTTGGTTGATATGGAGTCAGCGTATTTGACAGTGGAGTTCTTCCGCAAGCTCCCACAGGAAGTTGATAAGACCGGGACTGGAAACCCCGGAACTGGAAACCCTAATACTCCTGCTGTTGATCGTTACACTGATGCACACTTTAGGAGGATTGCTTCCAACGTGTCCTCATACATTGGCATGGTATCTGAAACGCTGAAGAATACTATCCCCAAGGCTGTTGTTCACTGTCAAGTCCGCGAAGCTAAGCGGTCCCTGCTTAACTATTTCTACACTCAAGTGGGCAGGAAAGAT gCTAAGCAACTTGCAGTACTCCTTGATGAGGATCCTGCACTTATGGAGCGCAGGCTGCAATGCTTCAAGAGGCTTGAGCTGTACAAGTCTGCACGGGATGAGATTGATGCCGTGTCATGGACACGATGA
- the LOC133906933 gene encoding VAN3-binding protein-like isoform X1, which produces MEHFRRGVEFGMASFQRCHSLSCQMAESAPIDTKKPAIRCEEKSRRSKCCHPEEMPVIPEQAMEFLSRTWSPSSSDLFQILSPSSLGPSLENHDPEGPRGDGDGDEDQEQQHVDAVRVGGGRSQLFNQTCRVLASGKPSSGQRRHKLTQPTWLNVGNMKAVLRGFLLDSVPVTGSRRRRRRDELRLHSAQAHAAVSVAQLAAAVAGIVSVCELRSAAANAGDKGIGTALVSAAALVATVCAEAAETAGANRGRVTSAARTGLECRSSAELLTLTATAATCLRGAAALKLRAADLKGIGRGGNAMATSISVGIQKGTTLRVCLPCGRVRVRTVAVFPQRGGGAVALRLGKKRLHGAFATYEDYEVSAVGDGGGGGGEAVVEGRPAFPVAVSTTEGATVQLLFEHQTHCKIWKAAIEGMLSDQMLKRANN; this is translated from the exons ATGGAGCATTTCAGGAGAGGAGTGGAGTTTGGGATGGCTTCCTTTCAGAGATGCCACTCCCTGTCTTGTCAAATG GCAGAGAGCGCACCAATCGATACGAAGAAGCCGGCGATCCGCTGTGAAGAGAAATCACGGCGTTCTAAATGCTGCCACCCCGAAGAGATGCCGGTCATCCCTGAGCAGGCAATGGAGTTCCTCTCTCGGACATGGAGTCCCTCCTCCTCCGATCTCTTCCAAATTCTATCTCCCAGT AGCCTGGGACCATCACTGGAAAACCATGACCCAGAAGGGCCGAGAGGAGACGGGGACGGAGACGAAGACCAAGAGCAGCAGCATGTCGACGCGGTCCGTGTCGGTGGAGGAAGAAGCCAATTGTTCAATCAGACATGC AGAGTTCTAGCCAGTGGGAAGCCTAGCTCCGGACAGCGCAGGCACAAGCTAACCCAACCTACCTGG CTCAACGTTGGGAACATGAAGGCGGTGCTGCGAGGGTTCTTGCTGGACAGCGTGCCGGTGACCGGAAGCCGGCGAAGGAGGCGTAGGGACGAGCTCCGGCTGCACTCGGCGCAGGCGCACGCGGCCGTGTCAGTCGCGCAGCTcgccgcggcggtggcgggcATCGTGTCGGTATGCGAGCTGAGGTCGGCCGCCGCCAACGCTGGCGACAAGGGGATAGGCACGGCGCTCGTGTCCGCCGCCGCCCTGGTGGCCACCGTGTGCGCTGAGGCCGCGGAGACCGCCGGCGCCAACCGGGGCCGCGTCACCTCCGCCGCTAGGACAGGCCTTGagtgccgctcctccgccgagCTGCTCACCCTCACCGCCACCGCTGCGACAT GCCTAAGGGGAGCTGCGGCACTGAAACTGAGGGCAGCTGACCTCAAGGGCATCGGCCGCGGCGGCAACGCCATGGCCACGAGCATCAGCGTTGGCATCCAGAAGGGCACAACTCTCAGGGTCTGCCTGCCTTGTG GGAGGGTGCGGGTGAGGACGGTGGCCGTCTTCCCGCAGCGCGGCGGTGGCGCGGTGGCGCTGAGGCTGGGGAAGAAGCGCCTGCACGGCGCGTTCGCCACCTACGAGGACT ATGAGGTCTCGGCGgtcggagacggcggcggcggcggcggcgaggcggtggtggaggggCGGCCGGCGTTCCCGGTGGCGGTGAGCACGACGGAGGGGGCGACGGTGCAGCTGCTGTTCGAGCACCAGACGCACTGCAAGATCTGGAAGGCGGCCATCGAGGGCATGCTGTCCGATCAGATGCTCAAGCGCGCCAACAACTGA
- the LOC133907095 gene encoding uncharacterized protein LOC133907095 yields MRCKLHPYANAVGVCAPCLRGRLLALAAERDAAASGASSDGSSPPRAHGAAARGFPRSVSPYAAHRRSDACAYATSSSSFAHQPNLLFFRTPQVGPVAAASAVRADEPAEESHRKVARRRSFLAAIFGGGGGRHSREEGARKDPPRRSTSWLSAIVHRKRRPDLPSSVATLPAAPAPPDEEPESPGSGSSSWWFPSPSPARQHRRRHGGGAGASGDGISGLAVCLSPLVRPSSAGGRRRCQPPDPSSLGDSHRRHASAGGAASFGRNTSRKLADMGRFR; encoded by the coding sequence ATGAGGTGCAAGCTCCACCCCTACGCCAACGCCGTGGGCGTCTGCGCGCCCTGCCTCCGCGGCCGCCTCCTCGCGCTCGCCGCCGAGCGCGACGCGGCCGCCTCCGGGGCCAGCAGCGACGGCAGCTCGCCCCCGCGCGCGCACGGCGCGGCAGCCAGGGGGTTCCCGCGTTCCGTCTCGCCCTACGCCGCGCACCGGCGCTCCGACGCCTGCGCGTACGCGACCTCGTCGTCGTCCTTCGCGCACCAGCCCAACCTCCTCTTCTTCCGCACGCCGCAGGTCGGCCCCGTCGCGGCCGCCTCCGCCGTCCGCGCCGACGAGCCCGCTGAGGAGAGCCACAGGAAGGTCGCGCGGAGGCGCTCCTTCTTAGCGGCGATCttcggaggcggcggcgggcgccaCAGCCGGGAAGAGGGGGCTAGGAAGGACCCTCCCCGACGGTCCACCTCGTGGCTCTCGGCGATCGTCCACCGCAAGCGAAGACCCGACTTGCCCTCATCGGTTGCGACCTTGCCGGCGGCGCCAGCGCCACCGGACGAGGAGCCCGAGTCACCGGgaagcggcagcagcagctggtGGTTCCCGTCGCCCTCGCCGGCCAGGCAGCACCGGCGCCGgcatggcggcggcgcgggcgccagCGGTGACGGGATCTCGGGGCTCGCGGTGTGCCTGAGCCCGCTCGTCCGGCCTAGCTCAGCTGGCGGCCGGCGCCGGTGCCAGCCGCCAGACCCCTCCTCCCTGGGAGACAGCCACCGGCGTCACGCGTCTGCCGGCGGCGCCGCGTCGTTCGGGCGCAACACGTCCCGGAAGCTCGCCGATATGGGTAGGTTCCGATGA
- the LOC133907801 gene encoding nuclear intron maturase 2, mitochondrial-like, which translates to MPPPRRTLLTSLLRLRAYSSVASHYPPPTTPPPRRHQFVADPSAAASTSTSRGGIGIGGGGGGGGNPLDPTQLLRDDPVAITASLWVSSFRAGPAAGPAPPLAPFLSRLELWVLAYQKAYADETGSYLPRSSIPASTLASLLALRNAVLDSRFRFGNRLTPFLQSPRASNAPDPATLSKRKLRALLTTPGPPPFQDRVVQELLLLLLEPVYEARFSQKSFAFRPGRSPHAAIRTIRRSFAPYLWYIKGDLSPLLHSPDPALVVGALIRDVRDKKVVDLIRSALLTPVVTARPGDDAAAKKKTKRKYQKKKVLQEGEPKPDPYWLQTFFGFAPEEAQTQPDWGYCGVLSPLLANVCLDELDKWMEEKIKEFYKPSKSDVVGGEDGVEQGNTSWPEFVPTSGPDKTRKVDYIRYGGHFLIGVRGPRADAAVLRKQLVEFCDQRFRIKLDNESLPIEHITKGIMFLDHVLCRRVVYPTLRYTATGGKIISEKGVGTLLSVTASLKQCIKQFRKLEFLKGDREPDPQPCFRMFHATQAHTNSQMNKLLLTMAEWYRYTDNRKKVVNFCSYIIRGSLAKLYAAKYKLRSRAKVYKIASRNLSRPLKDKKGQSPEYHNLLRMGLVDSIDGLQYTRMSMVPDPDYTPLPSGWRPDHEKILLEYIKLTDQQTLEEQQSCIREEGLITPQDYISMLVWGYKKNAVLLPSSKDTVVQVSTEDLGSDTDTDELDEKDLGNEGRQGFPKVAEMS; encoded by the coding sequence ATGCCGCCGCCTCGCCGCACGCTGCTCAcctccctcctccgcctccgcgcgTACTCCTCCGTTGCCTCTCACTACCCGCCCCCAACGACCCCTCCACCGCGccgccaccagttcgtggccgaTCCCAGCGCCGCAGCTTCTACATCCACTAGCCGAGGCGGCATCGGcatcggcggcggaggcggaggcggcgggaaCCCCTTGGACCCGACGCAGCTCCTCCGAGACGACCCGGTGGCCATCACGGCGTCGCTGTGGGTCTCCTCCTTCCGCGCCGGGCCCGCCGCCGGCCCCGCGCCGCCGTTGGCGCCCTTCCTCTCGCGCCTCGAGCTGTGGGTGCTCGCCTACCAGAAGGCGTACGCTGACGAGACCGGCTCCTACCTGCCGCGCTCCTCCATCCCGGCCTCCACGCTCGCCTCCCTCCTCGCGCTCCGCAACGCCGTCCTCGACTCCCGCTTCCGCTTCGGCAACCGCCTCACCCCCTTCCTCCAGTCCCCGCGCGCGTCCAACGCGCCGGACCCCGCCACCCTCTCCAAGCGCAAGCTCCGCGCCCTCCTCACCACCCCCGGCCCGCCTCCCTTCCAGGACCGCGTCGtgcaggagctgctgctgctcctgctcgagCCCGTCTACGAGGCGAGATTCTCGCAGAAGTCCTTTGCCTTCCGCCCTGGCCGGTCCCCGCACGCCGCGATCCGCACCATCCGCCGCAGCTTCGCGCCATACCTCTGGTACATCAAGGGCGACCTCTCCCCGCTCCTCCACTCGCCTGATCCTGCGCTCGTGGTCGGTGCGCTCATCCGTGATGTGCGTGACAAGAAGGTTGTGGATTTGATTCGTTCGGCGCTGCTCACCCCAGTGGTGACCGCGAGGCCCGGCGATGATGCTGCGGCAAAGAAGAAGACGAAAAGGAAGTACCAGAAGAAGAAGGTGCTGCAAGAAGGGGAGCCAAAGCCTGACCCTTACTGGCTGCAGACGTTCTTTGGATTTGCACCGGAGGAGGCACAAACCCAGCCTGATTGGGGGTATTGCGGGGTGCTGAGTCCGTTGCTTGCCAATGTGTGCCTGGATGAGCTTGATAAGTGGATGGAAGAGAAGATTAAGGAGTTTTACAAGCCATCCAAGTCGGATGTTGtgggaggggaggatggtgttGAGCAGGGGAACACATCGTGGCCGGAGTTTGTTCCTACAAGTGGGCCTGACAAGACGAGGAAGGTGGACTACATTCGGTACGGCGGGCACTTCTTGATTGGTGTGAGGGGGCCAAGAGCCGATGCAGCAGTGCTCCGTAAGCAGCTAGTTGAATTTTGTGATCAGCGGTTCAGGATCAAACTTGATAACGAGAGCCTCCCTATTGAGCACATCACTAAAGGGATCATGTTCCTTGATCATGTGCTGTGTCGTCGAGTTGTGTACCCAACGCTGCGTTACACAGCCACCGGAGGCAAGATCATAAGTGAGAAGGGAGTTGGTACACTGCTCTCGGTGACAGCTAGTCTGAAGCAGTGCATCAAGCAGTTCCGGAAGCTCGAGTTTTTAAAAGGAGATCGTGAACCAGACCCACAACCATGCTTCCGTATGTTCCATGCCACACAAGCTCACACAAATTCTCAGATGAATAAGCTTTTACTGACGATGGCAGAGTGGTATCGCTACACTGATAACCGCAAGAAGGTGGTCAACTTCTGCTCTTACATTATAAGGGGGTCCTTGGCAAAGCTATATGCTGCCAAGTACAAACTGCGGTCCAGGGCAAAGGTCTATAAGATTGCATCAAGGAACCTTAGTCGGCCATTGAAGGATAAGAAAGGGCAGTCTCCAGAATACCACAATTTGCTGAGAATGGGCCTTGTAGACTCAATTGATGGTCTTCAGTATACAAGGATGTCGATGGTTCCTGATCCTGATTACACACCGTTACCAAGTGGATGGCGCCCAGACCATGAGAAGATTTTGCTGGAGTATATAAAGCTCACAGATCAACAGACGCTCGAAGAGCAGCAAAGCTGCATTAGGGAGGAGGGTCTTATAACACCACAGGACTACATTTCAATGCTTGTGTGGGGCTACAAGAAAAATGCAGTTTTACTACCTTCTTCAAAAGATACTGTTGTTCAAGTGTCCACCGAAGACCTGGGTTCAGATACAGATACAGATGAATTGGACGAAAAAGATCTAGGAAACGAGGGTCGTCAAGGTTTCCCAAAGGTTGCTGAAATGTCATGA
- the LOC133906933 gene encoding VAN3-binding protein-like isoform X2: protein MPLPVLSNESAPIDTKKPAIRCEEKSRRSKCCHPEEMPVIPEQAMEFLSRTWSPSSSDLFQILSPSSLGPSLENHDPEGPRGDGDGDEDQEQQHVDAVRVGGGRSQLFNQTCRVLASGKPSSGQRRHKLTQPTWLNVGNMKAVLRGFLLDSVPVTGSRRRRRRDELRLHSAQAHAAVSVAQLAAAVAGIVSVCELRSAAANAGDKGIGTALVSAAALVATVCAEAAETAGANRGRVTSAARTGLECRSSAELLTLTATAATCLRGAAALKLRAADLKGIGRGGNAMATSISVGIQKGTTLRVCLPCGRVRVRTVAVFPQRGGGAVALRLGKKRLHGAFATYEDYEVSAVGDGGGGGGEAVVEGRPAFPVAVSTTEGATVQLLFEHQTHCKIWKAAIEGMLSDQMLKRANN from the exons ATGCCACTCCCTGTCTTGTCAAATG AGAGCGCACCAATCGATACGAAGAAGCCGGCGATCCGCTGTGAAGAGAAATCACGGCGTTCTAAATGCTGCCACCCCGAAGAGATGCCGGTCATCCCTGAGCAGGCAATGGAGTTCCTCTCTCGGACATGGAGTCCCTCCTCCTCCGATCTCTTCCAAATTCTATCTCCCAGT AGCCTGGGACCATCACTGGAAAACCATGACCCAGAAGGGCCGAGAGGAGACGGGGACGGAGACGAAGACCAAGAGCAGCAGCATGTCGACGCGGTCCGTGTCGGTGGAGGAAGAAGCCAATTGTTCAATCAGACATGC AGAGTTCTAGCCAGTGGGAAGCCTAGCTCCGGACAGCGCAGGCACAAGCTAACCCAACCTACCTGG CTCAACGTTGGGAACATGAAGGCGGTGCTGCGAGGGTTCTTGCTGGACAGCGTGCCGGTGACCGGAAGCCGGCGAAGGAGGCGTAGGGACGAGCTCCGGCTGCACTCGGCGCAGGCGCACGCGGCCGTGTCAGTCGCGCAGCTcgccgcggcggtggcgggcATCGTGTCGGTATGCGAGCTGAGGTCGGCCGCCGCCAACGCTGGCGACAAGGGGATAGGCACGGCGCTCGTGTCCGCCGCCGCCCTGGTGGCCACCGTGTGCGCTGAGGCCGCGGAGACCGCCGGCGCCAACCGGGGCCGCGTCACCTCCGCCGCTAGGACAGGCCTTGagtgccgctcctccgccgagCTGCTCACCCTCACCGCCACCGCTGCGACAT GCCTAAGGGGAGCTGCGGCACTGAAACTGAGGGCAGCTGACCTCAAGGGCATCGGCCGCGGCGGCAACGCCATGGCCACGAGCATCAGCGTTGGCATCCAGAAGGGCACAACTCTCAGGGTCTGCCTGCCTTGTG GGAGGGTGCGGGTGAGGACGGTGGCCGTCTTCCCGCAGCGCGGCGGTGGCGCGGTGGCGCTGAGGCTGGGGAAGAAGCGCCTGCACGGCGCGTTCGCCACCTACGAGGACT ATGAGGTCTCGGCGgtcggagacggcggcggcggcggcggcgaggcggtggtggaggggCGGCCGGCGTTCCCGGTGGCGGTGAGCACGACGGAGGGGGCGACGGTGCAGCTGCTGTTCGAGCACCAGACGCACTGCAAGATCTGGAAGGCGGCCATCGAGGGCATGCTGTCCGATCAGATGCTCAAGCGCGCCAACAACTGA